From Passer domesticus isolate bPasDom1 chromosome 5, bPasDom1.hap1, whole genome shotgun sequence, the proteins below share one genomic window:
- the CALD1 gene encoding caldesmon isoform X3, giving the protein MISRSYCRQNLSNLSKLSYQRNDDDDEEAARERRRRARQERLRQKEEGDLSGEGTEKSEVNAQNSVAGEESKRSTDDEAALLERLARREERRQKRLQEALERQKELDPTITDGSLSVPSRREVNNVEENETTGKEEKAETRRGRYETEETETVTKSYQRNNWRQDGEEEGKKEEKDKEEVQEEKPKELPIEENQVEVTAEKSTDKEEAVTVNAEEHKAENDTNAVPEGTQSVTDAVDKEKLRDEEKAEEERKEAEERERLKAEEEKRAAEEKQKAEEEKRAAEEKQKAEEEKRAAEERAKAEEERRAAEERERAKAEEERRAAEEKQKAEEEKRAAEERAKAEEEKRAAEEKAKLEAEKLKEKQKMEEQKIEDKQVKEKKVEEEKPQAAVVKQQEEEKVEAKKEKLPEEKLQATSIQDQVKDDKAPKEEMKSVWDRKKGAPEQKAQNGEREPPASKLKPTENAFGRSGAKGAAEEAKPEALKRLEDQRRRRGENESEELEKLKEKQQEAAAELDELKKRREERRKVLEEEEQKKKQEEAERKIREEEEKRRMKEEIERRRAEAAEKRQKMPEDGVSEDKKPFKCFSPKGSSLKIEERTEFLNKSAQKSGMKPTQTTAVVSKIDSKLEQYTSAIGGTKASRPKASDLHVPAEGVRNIKSMWEKGNFSSPSGTGTPNKETAGLKVGVSSRINEWLTKTPEGNKSPAPKPSDLRPGDVSGKRNLWEKQSVEKPAAASKVSATGKKSETNAGLRQCEKEP; this is encoded by the exons ATGATCAGCAGATCATACTGCAGGCAGAACCTGTCAAACCTTTCCAA GCTGTCCTACCAGAGGAACGATGACGATGACGAAGAAGCCGCCAGGGAACGGCGCCGGCGGGCTCGGCAGGAGAGGCTGCGGCAGAAGGAGGAAGGAGATCTCTCAGGAGAAGGGACAGAGAAATCCGAGGTCAATGCCCAGAACAG TGTGGCAGGAGAGGAAAGCAAGCGCTCCACAGACGATGAAGCTGCACTGCTGGAGAGGCTGGCAAGGCGGGAGGAGAGACGCCAGAAACGTCTGCAGGAAGCCCTGGAACGCCAAAAGGAGCTCGACCCCACGATCACAGATGGGAGCTtgtcagtgcccagcaggagagAAGTGAACAATGTGGAAGAAAACGAGACCACGGGCAAGGAGGAAAAGGCTGAGACACGCCGAGGACGCTATGAGACTGAGGAGACAGAAACAGTTACCAAATCCTACCAAAGGAACAACTGGAGGCAAGatggggaagaagaggggaaaaaagaagaaaaagacaagGAGGAGGTCCAGGAGGAGAAACCAAAGGAGCTCCCCATAGAGGAAAATCAGGTAGAAGTGACAGCAGAAAAATCCACTGATAAAGAAGAGGCAGTAACTGTAAATGCAGAGGAACACAAAGCAGAGAATGATACAAATGCTGTGCCAGAAGGGACACAAAGTGTAACTGATGCTGTAGATAAAGAGAAACTTagggatgaggaaaaggctgaggaagaaaggaaggaagcagaagaaagggagaggttaaaagcagaggaagaaaagagggCAGCTGAGGAAAAAcagaaagcagaggaagaaaagagggCAGCTGAGGAAAAAcagaaagcagaggaagaaaagagggCAGCTGAGGAGAGGGCTAAGGcagaagaggagaggagggcagctgaggaaagagagagggctaaagcagaagaggagaggagggcagctgaggaaaaacaaaaagcagaggaggaaaagagggcagctgaggagagggcaaaggcagaagaggaaaagagggCAGCTGAGGAAAAGGCTAAGCTAGAAGcagagaaattaaaggaaaaacaaaagatggaagaacagaaaatagaAGATAAACAGgtaaaagagaagaaagtaGAAGAAGAAAAACCTCAAGCAGCTGTCGTAAAACAACAG gaggaagaaaaagtggAAGCTAAAAAGGAAAAGCTGCCAGAAGAGAAGCTCCAAGCTACCTCCATACAAGATCAG GTAAAAGATGACAAAGCACCCAAAGAGGAGATGAAAAGTGTCTGGGATCGTAAGAAGGGCGCTCCTGAACAAAAGGCGCAGAACGGAGAACGCGAGCCCCCTGCCTCCAAACTCAAACCCACTGAGAATGCTTTTGG GCGCTCGGGTGCGAAGGGGGCCGCGGAGGAGGCCAAGCCGGAGGCGCTGAAGAGGTTGGAGGatcagcgccgccgccgcggcgaGAACGAGAGcgaggagctggagaagctgaaggagaagcagcaggaggcggcggcggagcTGGACGAGCTGAAGAAGAGGCGGGAGGAGCGCCGGAAAGtcctggaggaagaggagcagaagaagaagcaggaggaggctgagagaaaaatcagagaGGAG GAGGAAAAGAGGAGGATGAAGGAAGAAATCGAAAGAAGAAGGGCTGAAGCTGCTGAGAAACGCCAAAAGATGCCAGAAGATGGTGTGTCTGAAGACAAGAAGCCATTTAAATGTTTCAGCCCTAAAGGTTCATCTCTCAAG ATAGAGGAGCGGACAGAATTTTTGAACAAATCTGCTCAAAAGAG TGGAATGAAGCCCACCCAGACAACAGCAGTTGTCTCAAAGATTGACAGTAAACTTGAGCAATACACTAGTGCAATTGGG ggcacaaaggcttCAAGGCCTAAAGCTTCCGACCTTCACGTTCCAGCCGAGGGCGTCCGCAATATCAAGAGCATGTGGGAGAAAGGGAATTTCTCATCGCCTTCTGGGACAGGAACACCAAATAAG GAAACTGCTGGACTGAAGGTTGGTGTCTCCAGTCGTATCAACGAGTGGTTGACCAAGACCCCAGAAGGCAACAAATCCCCTGCTCCAAAACCTTCT
- the CALD1 gene encoding caldesmon isoform X1 yields the protein MDDFERRRELRRQKREEMRLEAERLSYQRNDDDDEEAARERRRRARQERLRQKEEGDLSGEGTEKSEVNAQNSVAGEESKRSTDDEAALLERLARREERRQKRLQEALERQKELDPTITDGSLSVPSRREVNNVEENETTGKEEKAETRRGRYETEETETVTKSYQRNNWRQDGEEEGKKEEKDKEEVQEEKPKELPIEENQVEVTAEKSTDKEEAVTVNAEEHKAENDTNAVPEGTQSVTDAVDKEKLRDEEKAEEERKEAEERERLKAEEEKRAAEEKQKAEEEKRAAEEKQKAEEEKRAAEERAKAEEERRAAEERERAKAEEERRAAEEKQKAEEEKRAAEERAKAEEEKRAAEEKAKLEAEKLKEKQKMEEQKIEDKQVKEKKVEEEKPQAAVVKQQEEEKVEAKKEKLPEEKLQATSIQDQVKDDKAPKEEMKSVWDRKKGAPEQKAQNGEREPPASKLKPTENAFGRSGAKGAAEEAKPEALKRLEDQRRRRGENESEELEKLKEKQQEAAAELDELKKRREERRKVLEEEEQKKKQEEAERKIREEEEKRRMKEEIERRRAEAAEKRQKMPEDGVSEDKKPFKCFSPKGSSLKIEERTEFLNKSAQKSGMKPTQTTAVVSKIDSKLEQYTSAIGGTKASRPKASDLHVPAEGVRNIKSMWEKGNFSSPSGTGTPNKETAGLKVGVSSRINEWLTKTPEGNKSPAPKPSDLRPGDVSGKRNLWEKQSVEKPAAASKVSATGKKSETNAGLRQCEKEP from the exons GCTGTCCTACCAGAGGAACGATGACGATGACGAAGAAGCCGCCAGGGAACGGCGCCGGCGGGCTCGGCAGGAGAGGCTGCGGCAGAAGGAGGAAGGAGATCTCTCAGGAGAAGGGACAGAGAAATCCGAGGTCAATGCCCAGAACAG TGTGGCAGGAGAGGAAAGCAAGCGCTCCACAGACGATGAAGCTGCACTGCTGGAGAGGCTGGCAAGGCGGGAGGAGAGACGCCAGAAACGTCTGCAGGAAGCCCTGGAACGCCAAAAGGAGCTCGACCCCACGATCACAGATGGGAGCTtgtcagtgcccagcaggagagAAGTGAACAATGTGGAAGAAAACGAGACCACGGGCAAGGAGGAAAAGGCTGAGACACGCCGAGGACGCTATGAGACTGAGGAGACAGAAACAGTTACCAAATCCTACCAAAGGAACAACTGGAGGCAAGatggggaagaagaggggaaaaaagaagaaaaagacaagGAGGAGGTCCAGGAGGAGAAACCAAAGGAGCTCCCCATAGAGGAAAATCAGGTAGAAGTGACAGCAGAAAAATCCACTGATAAAGAAGAGGCAGTAACTGTAAATGCAGAGGAACACAAAGCAGAGAATGATACAAATGCTGTGCCAGAAGGGACACAAAGTGTAACTGATGCTGTAGATAAAGAGAAACTTagggatgaggaaaaggctgaggaagaaaggaaggaagcagaagaaagggagaggttaaaagcagaggaagaaaagagggCAGCTGAGGAAAAAcagaaagcagaggaagaaaagagggCAGCTGAGGAAAAAcagaaagcagaggaagaaaagagggCAGCTGAGGAGAGGGCTAAGGcagaagaggagaggagggcagctgaggaaagagagagggctaaagcagaagaggagaggagggcagctgaggaaaaacaaaaagcagaggaggaaaagagggcagctgaggagagggcaaaggcagaagaggaaaagagggCAGCTGAGGAAAAGGCTAAGCTAGAAGcagagaaattaaaggaaaaacaaaagatggaagaacagaaaatagaAGATAAACAGgtaaaagagaagaaagtaGAAGAAGAAAAACCTCAAGCAGCTGTCGTAAAACAACAG gaggaagaaaaagtggAAGCTAAAAAGGAAAAGCTGCCAGAAGAGAAGCTCCAAGCTACCTCCATACAAGATCAG GTAAAAGATGACAAAGCACCCAAAGAGGAGATGAAAAGTGTCTGGGATCGTAAGAAGGGCGCTCCTGAACAAAAGGCGCAGAACGGAGAACGCGAGCCCCCTGCCTCCAAACTCAAACCCACTGAGAATGCTTTTGG GCGCTCGGGTGCGAAGGGGGCCGCGGAGGAGGCCAAGCCGGAGGCGCTGAAGAGGTTGGAGGatcagcgccgccgccgcggcgaGAACGAGAGcgaggagctggagaagctgaaggagaagcagcaggaggcggcggcggagcTGGACGAGCTGAAGAAGAGGCGGGAGGAGCGCCGGAAAGtcctggaggaagaggagcagaagaagaagcaggaggaggctgagagaaaaatcagagaGGAG GAGGAAAAGAGGAGGATGAAGGAAGAAATCGAAAGAAGAAGGGCTGAAGCTGCTGAGAAACGCCAAAAGATGCCAGAAGATGGTGTGTCTGAAGACAAGAAGCCATTTAAATGTTTCAGCCCTAAAGGTTCATCTCTCAAG ATAGAGGAGCGGACAGAATTTTTGAACAAATCTGCTCAAAAGAG TGGAATGAAGCCCACCCAGACAACAGCAGTTGTCTCAAAGATTGACAGTAAACTTGAGCAATACACTAGTGCAATTGGG ggcacaaaggcttCAAGGCCTAAAGCTTCCGACCTTCACGTTCCAGCCGAGGGCGTCCGCAATATCAAGAGCATGTGGGAGAAAGGGAATTTCTCATCGCCTTCTGGGACAGGAACACCAAATAAG GAAACTGCTGGACTGAAGGTTGGTGTCTCCAGTCGTATCAACGAGTGGTTGACCAAGACCCCAGAAGGCAACAAATCCCCTGCTCCAAAACCTTCT
- the CALD1 gene encoding caldesmon isoform X2, protein MDDFERRRELRRQKREEMRLEAERLSYQRNDDDDEEAARERRRRARQERLRQKEEGDLSGEGTEKSEVNAQNSVAGEESKRSTDDEAALLERLARREERRQKRLQEALERQKELDPTITDGSLSVPSRREVNNVEENETTGKEEKAETRRGRYETEETETVTKSYQRNNWRQDGEEEGKKEEKDKEEVQEEKPKELPIEENQVEVTAEKSTDKEEAVTVNAEEHKAENDTNAVPEGTQSVTDAVDKEKLRDEEKAEEERKEAEERERLKAEEEKRAAEEKQKAEEEKRAAEEKQKAEEEKRAAEERAKAEEERRAAEERERAKAEEERRAAEEKQKAEEEKRAAEERAKAEEEKRAAEEKAKLEAEKLKEKQKMEEQKIEDKQVKEKKVEEEKPQAAVVKQQEEEKVEAKKEKLPEEKLQATSIQDQVKDDKAPKEEMKSVWDRKKGAPEQKAQNGEREPPASKLKPTENAFGRSGAKGAAEEAKPEALKRLEDQRRRRGENESEELEKLKEKQQEAAAELDELKKRREERRKVLEEEEQKKKQEEAERKIREEEEKRRMKEEIERRRAEAAEKRQKMPEDGVSEDKKPFKCFSPKGSSLKIEERTEFLNKSAQKSGMKPTQTTAVVSKIDSKLEQYTSAIGGTKASRPKASDLHVPAEGVRNIKSMWEKGNFSSPSGTGTPNKETAGLKVGVSSRINEWLTKTPEGNKSPAPKPSDLRPGDVSGKRNLWEKQSVEKPAAASKVSATGKKSETNGLRQCEKEP, encoded by the exons GCTGTCCTACCAGAGGAACGATGACGATGACGAAGAAGCCGCCAGGGAACGGCGCCGGCGGGCTCGGCAGGAGAGGCTGCGGCAGAAGGAGGAAGGAGATCTCTCAGGAGAAGGGACAGAGAAATCCGAGGTCAATGCCCAGAACAG TGTGGCAGGAGAGGAAAGCAAGCGCTCCACAGACGATGAAGCTGCACTGCTGGAGAGGCTGGCAAGGCGGGAGGAGAGACGCCAGAAACGTCTGCAGGAAGCCCTGGAACGCCAAAAGGAGCTCGACCCCACGATCACAGATGGGAGCTtgtcagtgcccagcaggagagAAGTGAACAATGTGGAAGAAAACGAGACCACGGGCAAGGAGGAAAAGGCTGAGACACGCCGAGGACGCTATGAGACTGAGGAGACAGAAACAGTTACCAAATCCTACCAAAGGAACAACTGGAGGCAAGatggggaagaagaggggaaaaaagaagaaaaagacaagGAGGAGGTCCAGGAGGAGAAACCAAAGGAGCTCCCCATAGAGGAAAATCAGGTAGAAGTGACAGCAGAAAAATCCACTGATAAAGAAGAGGCAGTAACTGTAAATGCAGAGGAACACAAAGCAGAGAATGATACAAATGCTGTGCCAGAAGGGACACAAAGTGTAACTGATGCTGTAGATAAAGAGAAACTTagggatgaggaaaaggctgaggaagaaaggaaggaagcagaagaaagggagaggttaaaagcagaggaagaaaagagggCAGCTGAGGAAAAAcagaaagcagaggaagaaaagagggCAGCTGAGGAAAAAcagaaagcagaggaagaaaagagggCAGCTGAGGAGAGGGCTAAGGcagaagaggagaggagggcagctgaggaaagagagagggctaaagcagaagaggagaggagggcagctgaggaaaaacaaaaagcagaggaggaaaagagggcagctgaggagagggcaaaggcagaagaggaaaagagggCAGCTGAGGAAAAGGCTAAGCTAGAAGcagagaaattaaaggaaaaacaaaagatggaagaacagaaaatagaAGATAAACAGgtaaaagagaagaaagtaGAAGAAGAAAAACCTCAAGCAGCTGTCGTAAAACAACAG gaggaagaaaaagtggAAGCTAAAAAGGAAAAGCTGCCAGAAGAGAAGCTCCAAGCTACCTCCATACAAGATCAG GTAAAAGATGACAAAGCACCCAAAGAGGAGATGAAAAGTGTCTGGGATCGTAAGAAGGGCGCTCCTGAACAAAAGGCGCAGAACGGAGAACGCGAGCCCCCTGCCTCCAAACTCAAACCCACTGAGAATGCTTTTGG GCGCTCGGGTGCGAAGGGGGCCGCGGAGGAGGCCAAGCCGGAGGCGCTGAAGAGGTTGGAGGatcagcgccgccgccgcggcgaGAACGAGAGcgaggagctggagaagctgaaggagaagcagcaggaggcggcggcggagcTGGACGAGCTGAAGAAGAGGCGGGAGGAGCGCCGGAAAGtcctggaggaagaggagcagaagaagaagcaggaggaggctgagagaaaaatcagagaGGAG GAGGAAAAGAGGAGGATGAAGGAAGAAATCGAAAGAAGAAGGGCTGAAGCTGCTGAGAAACGCCAAAAGATGCCAGAAGATGGTGTGTCTGAAGACAAGAAGCCATTTAAATGTTTCAGCCCTAAAGGTTCATCTCTCAAG ATAGAGGAGCGGACAGAATTTTTGAACAAATCTGCTCAAAAGAG TGGAATGAAGCCCACCCAGACAACAGCAGTTGTCTCAAAGATTGACAGTAAACTTGAGCAATACACTAGTGCAATTGGG ggcacaaaggcttCAAGGCCTAAAGCTTCCGACCTTCACGTTCCAGCCGAGGGCGTCCGCAATATCAAGAGCATGTGGGAGAAAGGGAATTTCTCATCGCCTTCTGGGACAGGAACACCAAATAAG GAAACTGCTGGACTGAAGGTTGGTGTCTCCAGTCGTATCAACGAGTGGTTGACCAAGACCCCAGAAGGCAACAAATCCCCTGCTCCAAAACCTTCT